The genomic region CTATGTAAAGGGCACCAGCGAACCAATATGAATGAACACTTTAAAATGACACGACCCTCATTTGATGCTCACTGAGATTACAACCCAACACAGGCTTCAAAAGTTATGGTATCTGTGCAGTtcagataacttacctcttcgtCTTCAAAAGTTATTCTCTGAAACAGGACTGACTTGTTGGTGGGAGAAGTCTGAGCATTGGTTTTGTTGATGACCTTCAGCTTGATAGAATATGGACCACTCTTATCTGTGAGATCCTTCACAAGCATCTTTGGACTTTTCATGGTTTTCTGCAAAAACATAGGTTTATTTATCAGCTACAGTTCATCATTTTGCTTACTCATCATCTAGCAATCAATATGCATTAAATCCAAAAACAATGAAATGAATTAGTAATTAAGCTAATAAATGTAAAACCAGGTTAAGGATGCAAATGATGAAGTTAGAAACTTGCTTATTTCTGTGGTTCAGAAAAAGGTAGCCTTAGTTGTATTTAAGTTGTTTTTTTTACACAAGCTATATCCCTTGGAAAAAGTATGAGGATGGATAAATGTAGTGTGTGGATGTGTACTTATAATTTGTGAAGGTTGCTTGTGGTGAAATGTGAGGGATTTTGTGAGAGGAGTGTGTACTTGACTAAAAATATGCAAATACACAGGTCACTTGTTTTTCCCTCTGGTTATTCAGCCATGAAAACCCAACAGTCCAAAACGCTTCTTTTGTCCATTATTCTTTTTCACATATTTATACATTGTACAACTCCAAAGTTACAAAATCATCACAATAGATTTACCATATCTGCACCATAATGGTATTActatatttgtttttttttttttgtaaaaataaatTCAGAAAGTGTTTATGcctttttttaaataaaataaagaaatgaaTGAAATGGAAGGCTCGAAAATTTATACGATTCATAATAACAACAGAGAGCAAACTAAACTACAACCGCTAATAACATAACTTACTCAAGTACGAATCAGCTTTGCATTCAAAATAACTGAATAGAGGCATTTAACTGTCCACTATTCAGATGGTTCATAATCGCTGTGAAAAGGTTTTATCTGCGTTGTGTCCAAATGCATTATTATAATCTCCTCCTCATCGTCTCTTGTTTAATTTTTTGAAAGTTTTATGATAAATTTACAAGATAACTAATCGGTAATGGGACTCCGTTTTATCCCGAATGTGCAATGAATATTGTCGTGTCTATGAAACTTCGGAATTCCTGAATTGGTCAACTGGCAGATGATCTGCCTAAGCTGATATACCTGTTATTACCATATAATACTACTATGAAAGATTCCGAGATAGCAAAATATGGCATTAAGGAGAAAGCCCTATTCTAGGCAAAGTAAAAGCAGCATGATATTGTGTTTGCACAAACATCTGAACATCACACATTTTATCAACCTGGTTTTGTGGAAATTTAAGAAGTTTAATTACTTAAAAGCCAATGTTCCGTTCATCCTGAACATGGCCATGAAGGGCCGAGTACTAAAAAAGGGCAGAGCAAAAACCTCTCTAAGCAGTAAAGGACAATGCTGCCATGGGAGCTGTTCCAGCATTGTGCTTGCTTCCTTTGAAATGTAGGAAAGCTAAGTATGTCTAGCCACATCTACGAAGCTCAAAATGGTTGACCTGTCTCGTTAGTAAGGTGTAGATATGCAATTTCCTGCTTAATGTTAATCACCCAAAGGCCTCACACCGTGATGGTTTCCCAATCTGAAACCATCAAATGTCATTGCTACGAAGGCAACAAATGCACAATCGTCATGTGAACTCTGCCACAGTTCTGCTATCCGTAAGCCTGGACCCAAAAATTGCAAGATAGGGAAGCACACCAAACCATCCTCAAAAGAAATTCATCTGTTATTGGTCTGCGTACCTGCAGGTCACGCAAGATTAAATGAGCGGAACAATAATTTCGGAAATTATAATGCAGTCCACCAAAGAATGTATGCCGGCTAAACATGCCTAGGTTTAACTAAAAGGAAAGATTCGTCACCTTTTATATAAGTCTGATCCCTGCTCGTTTTAATATTTCAAAAGAAACAACATTTTTAACTGACGTTGCTTGTCCATCTTCTGTGTCCCTCCCGTGCAACACCTTCAGCTGTTGTGCTGTCCTTGCACGAGAAAGAGCCACATACAACTGGCCATGTGAAAAACACGGTTTAGGTAAGTAAATTCCAACTCGCTCCAATGTTTGACCCTGTGCCTTATTTATAGTCATGGCGAAACTTAGCTTGATTGGAAATTGCCTTCTCTGAAAATTTATAGGAAACTTTGAACTCCTGGATGGCCGTAGTGTGATTCTGGGGAGGAAGACGCGCTCTCCTGTGTAATAGCCAGTGGAAATTTTACATTTAATCATGTTTGGGTAAAACCGCTTGCAAATTAGCCTGGTGCCATTGCATAGGCCTGCTGCGGGGTCAATATTTCGAAATAGTATAGCTGGGGAGTTTTCTTTGACAACCAGCTCATGAGGAGTCATCCCAGGAGGGCAAAGGGTGTTTAGAAACTCAGCCGGGTATACGTTTGAGTTGTCATCTATAACACTATCAAAGCTCTTGTAGACGTACTCCTTCCCTGGAAACTTGTCTATTAACAGTGCGTTAATTGAATCAACATCATTGTTTCTTGGAGTTAATATGGCTCTACCAGTGAATATGCTTGGAGAGAAATCTGTCTGCTGCACTTCAGGAAAGACAGATTCAACCAGAACTGTAAGTGGACACTGAGTTTCGTTTGCTTCTAATATCAAATCTGGTGGCAATTGAACAACCCCATCCTCGGTTGTCTGTAACTCCCCGTTTCCCAGTTTGAGGAGAAAATTTGAGAACTCTGTATATGCTCGGGCCCTGATGTTTTCTGTTAACCTAAACTTTATAAGACTGTTCCATAGTTCTGAACTAACAATACTTGCTTCCACCGCTTCTTGCTGAGTACGCCGTGGTAAAACGGGAAGTACTTGGCAGAAGTCACctccaaatacgacaattttgCCACCAAAAGTTTCTGAGTTGCTGTAAACATCCTGTAGTAAAAAATTCACAGCTTGGATACTATCTCTTTTTGCCATTGAAGCCTCGTCCCATATTATCAGAGAAGTTTCTCGCAACAAGCAAGCTAAACTACCTTGCTTTGGGACGTCACAAGTCATTGTTTCTTCGGTGTCAAGCGGTATCTTGAATTGCGAATGACAAGTCCTGCCAGTAGGTAGATTTGATGCTGCAACACCTGATGAAGCAGTTGCCAAACATATTTTGCCCATGGACCTCACCTTGGCATACAAAGCACCATATAAAAAGGGTTTTCCGGTTCCGCCTGGACCATCAATGAAGAAGGCCCCAGATTTACCAGTTTTTACGTGATGGATTATTGCTTTGTATGCGGTTCTTTGGGACCGTTTAGTTCCTTCCTAGAAGCCAGTTGCTCCATGGGTACAGGTGCATTCAAAGCGTCAGTTACATCTCTTGTGTTGTTTACAACGCTATCCTGAGCAACCTGTAAATGGTGTAGGTTAAAACCTGCAAATGTCTTCCCCATTCCTTCTAGGAATTGCCCAATTTTTCCAGCCGTTAGATGCAATATCATTTGTTCATTGTGCTGAAATTCCTTTCTAAAATCTTCAGAAAGAGcgttataatatttgtcccaaaAATCTGAAGGGTTATTAGGGCGGCTAAAAATCAAAATGGTAGCAAACAGACGCCTTAGAGCGTGTGGCATTTCCACCTGAACAGCCTCTTCCATGCAACTATCTCCTACGTTATCATGCTCAAGAAGACCTCTCTTTAGCGCGGCTTCTTGAAATGATGCAGACTTAACGCCATCAATTGTTAACAGATCCTCAAACGAGGTAGGGCCCCTCACATGTGCTAGTAGTAGCCTAAGATAGTACATTTCTCCTTCCGCAGGAGAAGCATGTGCAACCCTGCCAATTACCACCCCGCGTTCCCTAGCTTTCCATATCTTTTGCTGCTTTAGCCACACAAAATGCTTTGGAAACTCCCTGTATAAGTATTTCGGTCCTTCTTTCTGTAAAGAATTTTTGCGGAAAAACTCTGTGAGCATGGTTTTTGTTCGATGTTCGTCAACAATGATCCCTTCCAAAGATTCATGGGCTTGGAAGCTAACAAATTGACTATTAGGGGTGTGGACAGGCAACGGCAGGACTGGTGGATAAATGTCAAACAAATTGAACCCGAAAATCCTCCAGGCTGCTTCCGGTGGTGAAACCCATCTACCAGACTGATATCTTTCTGTTTCGTCCACAACTGCATTTTGCCCGGCCCCTGAAATGTTGAATTGAATTCGATCATGACCCTTGTATACGTACTTATATAGATACTTGACTGCCTTGATGGTAGAACACACCTCCACGTTTAGGTGACAATCAAACATGGCAAGGAGGTAAGGATTGTAAGGAACAACCCATGTATTGTCCATCGCAAGCTTTCTAACCACTACTTTTTCTCCGGTGCTTCGCCTCCTATACAATGGGTAGGAGTCCGAACCATTGGTTGTAAACTCACTATTTTTTTTCGGGTACCCCGACGTGCAAACCATTTTCCTACCTTTTACTTTCATGCACTTACACTTTGGAAAATCTATACCACACGGGCCATGCATCATGTGCCGCAGAACGGCACTCCTCAAATGCGGATTATCCTCAGAAGGTATCTCTGCGCATACATATTTGTCAAAGCATTCCGGGTTCTTAATCTTGTGGTCTGGTTTAAGTATTATCAAGAAATGTGCATGAGGGAGCCCGCGTTTCTGGAATTCAACCACATTTATAATCGCTGCAACCTCCCCAAAGATCTGCTTCCCCATGATCTCTTTTCTCAGAGCTGTTAACTTGGCATTGAAAACCCGAGCCACCAAATCAGGTCTATTCTGGGCCAGTTCACCATTGGCTAGTTCTGCCTTGATCTCTGGCCAATTAGGATTGCAAGTTATTGTTAAGAATAAATCCGGCTTTCCATATTTCTGAACAAGAGCTATCGCATGTAAATAACGACGTTTCATGTCACGCGGGCTTCCAAGAAAGGAAGGGGGTAGAATCATGCGTTTCCCGACGTTCGCTGCGCTGCTTTCCCCAAGCTCTAATGTGTCTAGTATCCCTTGGTAGAGATCCGCTCGAATAGCATCTTGGTTCAAGCGAAAGAAGTCAAGTCTTGTGTTTTCAATTTTGACATACATGTCTACAATGTATTGCTGGAATAATCGCCCCCCGCGCAAAAGCAAATTGCCAGGTCTAATTTTAAATTTGTACGCATAGTACTCTCGACATGATATACGCTTGTCAGCCCTTGTGTACCTTCTAGCAGCAACTGTAGAAATCCAAGAAGGACATTATAAAGAAAAGCCTTTTAAATAGTAACCCTTTATAACGCATGCATTAGTTTGAGATCCCATGACTCAAGGAGGCACACTATTAAGTATTAACTGAGCATTGACGAGAGTTGTCATCTTGTATATGGACCTTGATTTCTTGAAAAAATCCAAGTTTGTGAAAAAAATTAACACTTGAAATAAATAGCCAAATTGCAGGGTCCCGATTTCGTATCAATGAAACAAACATGTTGTGAATAATAGTTGAACACAAAATAGATGTTTGCGTGAAAGACAAGTAGAAATGGATGAAGTTTAACAGGTCCTGGTTTAAGATGTAGACACCCGTTCTACACCCGTTTTAAACTTGTAAAACAGTGAATGGAAGTATAAAACAAAATTATAAAACCCTTCATAGACCTGACCATATTCTTCCTGCAAAGAAAGCTTATAGCAGAGTCCTTCTCAACTTTAGTGCCAACCTATGGCTTGTGCAAGGATGAGATTTGCCCCAACAATAATAAGAAAGGAAGGGGGATAAGAGAGTGAACTTACGTGCAACTTCAGCTTCTATTAAGGACTGGGGATCATCATCCGTGGCCGCAGAAACTGGGAACATAGAGCTGGAACCAGGTTCCGTAGCAAAAGGAGCATTTTTTTTTGTAGGCCCTGATGCCAACCACTTTCTCCTCTAGGAAGCAAGAGTGGATATTGCAGCGGGTCATAGCATCCATAGAAATGTTTGATCCTATGTTGATGTGCAGCCTTGCCATACACAATGATGTGTGGGCCCTCATTTCCTGCATGCGCTGTGTGGTCAGGCCATACTGCTGCCACCTCATCAGATGTTGGGGCGTTATATACACGCTGATCGAGGCTAGGATCGGTGCTCAACAATATTCTGGTTTCTGCTGTGACTTCAACTTCGCGGAGAGATCAAAAAAACCTTCCGTATGGGTTAGCATCCATCAGACCCATAAGCAGCGTAGTGGTATCCTCTCTCAACTCTTTAAACAATCCAAGCCGATTGTTCTTCTCATGTTCACCATCATAAAAGTATAACTGTAAATATCTAGGTATGTTGTCCATAGGTATGAGATTTGGTAGGTTATGGTACACCTGGCCATGTGCTTTAAAGACGTAAATTCCGCTTTCAGTTTTTGAATCGAAGCTCCCCCCGAGAGATGTGAAAGCAAACACATTATTATATAGCCTTGAGTACTTCTGGAATTGTAGGGACATTTCATCCCTTGCAGTAAAGAGCTGCAACAATGCTTCAGGGTACTCATTAGACACCTGGTCTACATCTCCATCGCAACAACAGAGCCCCTTACTCTCGTACTCAAACTTTTTAGCTCCACATTTCTGGCAAACACTCGGGGTCTTTAATCGGCGTGCCTCTGTCGGCACCGGTTTTCCGCCCATCGCGGCTGGTAATCCTGCAAGCAGCTAGCGTATTAGCTTTAAGAGTAAGTATTTCCAACTGTAAATATTCTAAGTATTGCAGATCCGGCTAGTACACTCACTTTTTTTCCTGGTACGCCGCCTTTTTGAAGGGCGTTGAGGCTGCTGTTCCGAGATCGACTGCTGTTCCCAAATCTGTTCCGTGGTTTCCAAGAAGGTCTCCATTCTTCTGGATCTGTAGGGCCTTTTGGAAGTACTTGCCTGTGGATCTGGCAATCCTGACAGCTGCTCATCTGCAGCACTTCCCAAACTGTCCAAAGTATCCACTTGCATGCCATGATCATCTGTTGGTGCAACACTCTTTTAATGAAGGACTTCATAAACTAATTTTGTAATTTGTTCTAATTTGAACTCTGATTACTTGCATGCTGGTTTGGCGTGCGCTTTGTGATTTGGCAACCAATTTTAGGAAGGCTATTTTGGCATGCTGAATAGTCCAATCTGTTTCAGGTTCCTGACCTCTGAAATTATTAGTTACCAAAGTTAAACATAACATGGTCTATAACTGAATCTTTAATATTAGCCCTGCAATGATTGTCTGCAAATGCCAACCGAACATAAAACACAActataattatttttaaaaaaacacACATTATTACCTGGATCTTCAGTTGACATCCCGCGAAGCCTGACACCAGCAAAACTAAAAGCAGTAGTTGACAGCACTCTCGCGTATAATTAACTATGCCTGCAGAACATGCCACTTTCGAATCTGAGTTACGTGCAGTAATAATATAGTGTCCTAAGAAACGTACATATCAGTTGCCATAGGTGTAGACGCTAACTCTCACATGCTTCTAATTTATAGCTTATCTGGATTCCTTAAACTGTTTTGGTGACGTATGGAACTAACTAATTTATTGCTGCAGGATTTAAGCAGATTGTTAATATATCTATTGTGGCCTTTTTTTTCATCTGAATCCAAGGAATTGTCTTTAAAGCATTGAATCTTCTCGGTCGGTCGCGTAAGGAGACCATAAATAAAGCTTTATGAGTAACTGTAGTACGAATATAGAGATGTAATTTCTCCGCAGATTGTTAAAGAAGCTATTGTATAACATAAGGTAAACAACAATAGCATAGACAGTGAAGTGCATATCATTTTAAAAGTTTACACATAAAAGAAATATGACAATGTTATCTGTTACACTGAACCACTAAGGGTGGCAATCTAGACCCAATAGTTGCTCACATTACAGACACTCCACCAACATAACAAAAGCCAGAGTCCTGGGTTGCAAAATTAAACCTAATACCCCCAGGACACGACCTACATATGATACATGACCAAAGGCAAGCCCAGACAAATCTAAACATAACAATGTCATTGGCTGTAACGACCCATACAACAGCCTTTGCAAAATATAGTTGGTGGGCTGCAAAACAAAAGAGGTGTTCGTCTAATCGCTGCGGCGTCATCTTCACCAAAGTGTAGGGCTTAGCCTTGCAAAATTAAGCCCCACATTCCCAAAAACACCAATCCTTGCCACGCTATTATATGCAAGGTCGGTATACTGTAGTTCTCCTCAGTCATGCAGCACAAGCTGATTTGGCTCAGCAATAGCCAAGAACAAATCATCAAGGATGGGGTCATCTGGCATAGCAGTTGAAGATGATTCTGCAGATGCCCTCCATAAGGTTTTTGGTTTCTTGGATGGAGGTGGAAGAACCAGGCCAGTGTGAATCTGGTATGCAGGCCCTTCAGGCGTAGCGTACCCTTCCCCACTTAATATCGCCATTGGCCATAATTCCTTAGCAAGCTTCTCCTTTACAGCCAAGTATCTTTGACGACGCATACTGCACTTGATCTCTTCACAGATCATTCGAGAAAAGTTTGCATCTCTTACGTGGAACTCATACACGGTCTGTACATACCTAATCACTTTCTTAGCCAAGCTGTTTCTGGCAGCCTTTAGGTTAGGAGATGTTTCGCCAAGAAAATAGCTAACTCTAGCACGGTTATTGGGCCACTTAATAACCAAAGTGGAAATATGAGTGCCATCAGCCATCACCATATCCTCCACCTCATCAACACTTATCTCAAAAGCCGCCACAATCTGAAGCCAAACCCCCCAGAAATCAATGCTGACTGTCTTAGGCCTGGAGGTTATTGGAGGTGCATGACATCTTCCGGTAGAATTCCAGGGCAGCAGCCATCTTCCGGTAGAATTTTGAGCAAGACTTGTTTGCTAAAAATCTTTCTAGGTTAACGTCGTCCACAACTACCTTTTTAGTCCGGACCAAATACTCAACTGCCCTCTCAGCAGCCTCCTCTTCAGAAGCAGCCAATGATGTTCTTATGGTTCCCTGAAAAGTATAGGAAGCAGGACCATTGCGCTTCATAAGTACCACATAAGTAACATTCTGCATTGTGGGTGAATGGTTGTATATTGGGTCCACCCACCCCATTTCCTTGGCAATATCAGATAAAAGGCAGCGATATGAGATCTTGAAAGACTGCTGGTGGCTTCCCATCTTAAATGCAACCTGAAAATCGAAGCAATTAAGGCCTAGTGAAAACCTAGGTAACTCAGCTAATTCGTCTAAACCCATCTAAATTCACGAGTCTGTGCACTTATAGCAGAACTAATAAGCCCCCCTACCAAGGGTCCCTTTCATTTTCAAGCTACAACATGGCtcatcacaaagggcctttcctcAACCATCACTCTGCCATATTTCCTTTCGATTGATTTTCTAAACCTTCTTTACATACAAACACCCACCACCCTTCCCAAATCATGATTTTCCAAAATCAGAAAATCCAATAAGTAGCTCCTCCACAAATACTCCTTCATTGCCACCAACCAGCCCAACAGAAAACACCTCATTCACTATCTTCTAGTCTACTGATACTTTCCGCATTACTAATACCCGAGGACGTAATAATGCATgaaaaactaaaaataaaaccAGGACTGTAAACAATAAAGCTATTCTAATAAATACAGTATGTAAAATACACAAGAACAACCAAGTTATTCTAATAAGTATTAAGTGAAAACAGGAACACATTAATGTCAAACTGAAGAAAAGAGAAGAGAACAACATGATCAGGAACATTATAGTAGAAAAGCAATAGCCATTTGGCAAACAGATAAGGccactaaaaaagaaaaaaatgaacaTAGTAAGGACCAGCTCCCCAAGCATTTACAAAAACTGTAAACAACAGAGTtactttattaaaatattaaaaaaaatgtaaaactGAAGAGAATAGCTGAACATGTTAAGGAAGATCATAACATATTTAGTAAATAGATGAGGCAAAGTACCTTTATTTTGCAAATTTTTAAGCCTCCAAATAAACTGGTGTTTTGGTCGTTCTCCTCTAGCAACTGCGTCTCTATATATGTGTGAATATGTAGTCTATTTTAGCTTTACCCAACAGGCAAGAATGCTCAATAAACTAACCACAGGAATGTTCACTGTACAAAGTACAGCAAATCATTGCCTCAACTGTTCATCTCAATTCCCTAGACCGTTACCTTACCTCACCTCACTTCATACTCCACTCCACTCCACTCCTTTCCCTTTTTCCGTCATACAAAAAGGCCATATTTCTTAACCCACCGCTTTTTTTATGTCATGCTTTAGCAACACCACCAAATAAACTCCCCCTAAACGAAAGTAATTTCTATGGGACTCCCTCAGCGAGGAGCCTGCAAGTCTCCAAATTTTGATTATTAAGCACATAATTGTAGACGTAAATTGACAACTAAACAAGCTTCCGCTAATCCAACTGAATTCGTAATGCATCGTCTCCAATTATAAGCAATTTCGTAGGCTATAAGTATAACCATAGACTCACAGTCACAGCTCATAACCAACACTGCATAATAGTCATTAAGCACAATCCCAATTTCTGAAAGCATAAATGTAACTCCAAATCAAATTAGATACATACCAAAGCGAATGGTCGGTACTTCAATAACTTTAAAAATGAGACAATTGTTGAAATCCCTTTTAAACAATGCAGTTAACCCGTCCGGGATAATCGTAAAAACGTTAACAACGATTCATGAACCTTATTAACACACAAGGTTTTATCCACACAATTTTAGCAAAAGGAAATGGCAGTAAAAGGTAGTGTGTTAATTTAGGCATAAAAGTTGCAGGAAGAGATTGATGGACCAGACTAAAATTGTAGGAGGAGATGTATTAGACAAAAAATTGCAGGAAGAGTCATGGATTAGGTAGTGTGAATGTCGAAGATTAGCTTTGTCAGTGTTTAGCTTTGTCAGTTTGCAAAAGTACTGTCAATCTGGCAGGCTATGAAGATGTAACGTGGGATACACATGTGCAAGTGGGCAAAATTGGGCCACATAAGTGTTAGAAGGCTAGGCAAACTATTAAGGCCCACCAAAGCTTCGTAAGGACCACAAAACCATGAAGGCCAACCAGGTAATTTAGGAAGTCCATATCCATATAAAAGCAAAGATAGTATGAAGGCCCAGCAAACACAAAAGGCAGACAAAACGACAGGTTTGTGAGTCGTATTAAACTGTTCATTTGAACAGTAACTTACTTTGGGGACATTTAGAATAAGGTAGGTAGATTTCACTTAATAAATTAATATTCGATCCTTGTATGAGATTAAGCGTATTTCTCTATAAGATTATGTATTCAACCCTTAATCCTATTATTATTTGTTTCAAGATCCGCCACTATGACGGTAGGCCCTAGTCCGTAGAAAGTTATCTATTGCGGCGTCAAGTTGTCAACACCCATTTACTGTCTTTGTGAACTTATTGACCGACTTATTAGATAATGCTGCCATTGAACAATTCAAAGAGTTGAGATCACctgtcccacttttgtgtcccATCTCCTGTCCCATTATCTTTATGTTGCGACACATCATCATTCATATGATAAGATTGATAGCAAATTCTCTTAAACTAATGATGTGTCACAAAGTGAGTATAGTTGGACACAAGATGAGACACAAAATGGAATAGAGAATCCGCTCTCTAATTCAAAGCTCATCTTGAAATTAAAACCCGTATTACTACTACCACCACAAGTCAAATGCACCATTATATTCAACTCTTCAACCCTTCCCTTCACAATGATACTGTATTTCGATCTACCATATTCGcttaaaatattttaataatataaatcaaatattaaaattaattttaCGCATGATATGATGATACTGATTGTGATACCATCGGGTGGTGCTATTTCATTTTCAGCCCGCAATATTTTTATAACCATATTGGCCCATATAAGACTTTTCAGCTAAAGTTATGCCGAAAATTCATGGTTAGGAATTAGGATACAATAAACTTTAAAATGTGGAGTTAATTTTAACTCCGTCGAATGAATCTAAACACGATCCTTATCATAAAACGATTGAACTGGCCTATTTACATGATCTACTTGTTATTCACTGAAGTCTTTATCTACTTTGATTGATGTAGACATGTAGTCCTATATAGCCGGCTTGATTGACCATTCCTACATTGCAACACATCCCTTTTGGGAAAGTGAATGCTGATATTTTCGATCACATATTCTATAAATCCATGAAATAATGTATCTTTAGCATAACCATCCTAAAAATGGAAGTAGAAATAATTTCAAGAGAATACATAAAGCCATCGTCACCCACACCGTCTCATCTCCGAAACTTGACACTCTCTTTTCTTGATCAGAAGTTTGCCCCATTCATTATACCCGTGCTTCTATTCTATGAGGTTTCCGAAGGGTCCATCCCACTCGACATGTCCCGACTCAAAATATGTTTATCCGAAACCCTTACCACCTTTTACCCTTTAGCCGGTCGATATCAGACTTGGGGGACTATTCTTTGCAACGACGAAGGGATACCCTTTGTCGAAGCCCAAGTTAATTGTCCCCTTTCTGATGTCCTTAGCTCGATATCATCTTCGACCATTAATTTGATCTCATTTTACCCACCTAATAAAGACGATTTAATAGCGTCCAGGGTTCAGCTAGCTATTCAGGTTAATGTGTTTACTTGTGGTGGATTTGCCATTGGGTGGTACCATACTCATAAGGTCACTGATAACATTTCGGCCGCTACTTTTTTCCGGCACTGGGCTGCCCTCGTAACACATCGTTGCGAGGACACAGCCCAGGCCCAACCTGATTTCAATGCCGGTGTCACAGCCTTCCCTCCTGTTCCTGAACAGGACCAAAAGCCTGTGACACCGGCATTAAAAAATAATAAACCAGAGAAGCAAGTGTTAGTACGGAGCTTCCTGTTTAAGAAACAAGCCGTGACTGAATTAAAGGCCAAGTCGATCAGCGACCGAGTCCCAAACCCAACTCGGTTTGAGTCAGTTTCGGGTTTCCTTTGGAAACAACTCTTGTTAGCTTCGCGCAAGGTAGACCGTTCCGTGTTCAGTTTAACAATTGACTTGAGGACAAGATCCGACCCGCCTCTGCCGAACGTATCCATGGGTAATCTAATTGAAATAGCGTGGGCTACGGTTGAAAAACAGGCCGAACTCCCGGAGCTGGTGGCAGAGATCCACGAAACAATATCCAAAATGAAGGATATTGTTTCGGAATATCGAGGCGAAAAAAGAGAAGCAGCTAGGGAAACATACAGGCAGAATTTCATGGAAGCAATATTCGAGTGTAAGGGTAAGAACGTATACGGTCTAACTTCATGGTGTAATG from Silene latifolia isolate original U9 population chromosome 3, ASM4854445v1, whole genome shotgun sequence harbors:
- the LOC141648664 gene encoding uncharacterized protein LOC141648664, with translation MATDMLRGMSTEDPDNHCRANIKDSVIDHVMFNFDDHGMQVDTLDSLGSAADEQLSGLPDPQASTSKRPYRSRRMETFLETTEQIWEQQSISEQQPQRPSKRRRTRKKRLPAAMGGKPVPTEARRLKTPSVCQKCGAKKFEYESKGLCCCDGDVDQVSNEYPEALLQLFTARDEMSLQFQKYSRLYNNVFAFTSLGGSFDSKTESGIYVFKAHGQVYHNLPNLIPMDNIPRYLQLYFYDGEHEKNNRLGLFKELREDTTTLLMGLMDANPYGSSMFPVSAATDDDPQSLIEAEVALAARRYTRADKRISCREYYAYKFKIRPGNLLLRGGRLFQQYIVDMYVKIENTRLDFFRLNQDAIRADLYQGILDTLELGESSAANVGKRMILPPSFLGSPRDMKRRYLHAIALVQKYGKPDLFLTITCNPNWPEIKAELANGELAQNRPDLVARVFNAKLTALRKEIMGKQIFGEVAAIINVVEFQKRGLPHAHFLIILKPDHKIKNPECFDKYVCAEIPSEDNPHLRSAVLRHMMHGPCGIDFPKCKCMKVKGRKMVCTSGYPKKNSEFTTNGSDSYPLYRRRSTGEKVVVRKLAMDNTWVVPYNPYLLAMFDCHLNVEVCSTIKAVKYLYKYVYKGHDRIQFNISGAGQNAVVDETERYQSGRWVSPPEAAWRIFGFNLFDIYPPVLPLPVHTPNSQFVSFQAHESLEGIIVDEHRTKTMLTEFFRKNSLQKEGPKYLYREFPKHFVWLKQQKIWKARERGVVIGRVAHASPAEGEMYYLRLLLAHVRGPTSFEDLLTIDGVKSASFQEAALKRGLLEHDNVGDSCMEEAVQVEMPHALRRLFATILIFSRPNNPSDFWDKYYNALSEDFRKEFQHNEQMILHLTAGKIGQFLEGMGKTFAGFNLHHLQVAQDSVVNNTRDVTDALNAPVPMEQLASRKELNGGTGKPFLYGALYAKVRSMGKICLATASSGVAASNLPTGRTCHSQFKIPLDTEETMTCDVPKQGSLACLLRETSLIIWDEASMAKRDSIQAVNFLLQDVYSNSETFGGKIVVFGGDFCQVLPVLPRRTQQEAVEASIVSSELWNSLIKFRLTENIRARAYTEFSNFLLKLGNGELQTTEDGVVQLPPDLILEANETQCPLTVLVESVFPEVQQTDFSPSIFTGRAILTPRNNDVDSINALLIDKFPGKEYVYKSFDSVIDDNSNVYPAEFLNTLCPPGMTPHELVVKENSPAILFRNIDPAAGLCNGTRLICKRFYPNMIKCKISTGYYTGERVFLPRITLRPSRSSKFPINFQRRQFPIKLSFAMTINKAQGQTLERVGIYLPKPCFSHGQLYVALSRARTAQQLKVLHGRDTEDGQATSVKNKTMKSPKMLVKDLTDKSGPYSIKLKVINKTNAQTSPTNKSVLFQRITFEDEEGGKIKTTLYNDEIMAYEDVIHDRMEYEISDAKLKPVPEKYRTNVDDHPFQLSFTNNTLIQQIGSSPPPGPQYVALGSIPRALRDADRYDALGILIYIDDVRQVPRQSGPTVDVCEIIIVDRSTAHPMIITVWADLVTKECAALRDIVQEFPIIGLTSLKPSYHKESLMSFSTLLKFGALSFDTRFSLSTTTSTFIKLEPEGEMAESLRSWAKENHEVVEVKQGQVLKVRLPDTRRIITSIKNLRNKKASDTLQEERH
- the LOC141645907 gene encoding stemmadenine O-acetyltransferase-like, with the protein product MEVEIISREYIKPSSPTPSHLRNLTLSFLDQKFAPFIIPVLLFYEVSEGSIPLDMSRLKICLSETLTTFYPLAGRYQTWGTILCNDEGIPFVEAQVNCPLSDVLSSISSSTINLISFYPPNKDDLIASRVQLAIQVNVFTCGGFAIGWYHTHKVTDNISAATFFRHWAALVTHRCEDTAQAQPDFNAGVTAFPPVPEQDQKPVTPALKNNKPEKQVLVRSFLFKKQAVTELKAKSISDRVPNPTRFESVSGFLWKQLLLASRKVDRSVFSLTIDLRTRSDPPLPNVSMGNLIEIAWATVEKQAELPELVAEIHETISKMKDIVSEYRGEKREAARETYRQNFMEAIFECKGKNVYGLTSWCNAAGFGDVDFGFGKPKWIVPIDGILDKILRNAIVLTDYTDEDGDGFEAWMFFEEESIKFLETSDEFLAFASPNFKLDNASIC